Within the Pirellulales bacterium genome, the region GTAGCCAGCCTTCCTCAACGTACTGCGGGGTTACACGCATGATGGTGGTCGTGCCAGTTACTTTTCGGATATACAAAAGTGCGGCCAGGACAATCCCGGTTTCGACCGCCACAGTCAGATCTGCAAACACGGTCAAGCCAAAGGTGATGGCCCAGACACTGATGTCGGCCCAAGTAAGCTTTAATAGTTTGGGGATTTCATGCCATTCGCCCATATTATAGGCGACCACCAGCAGAATCGCGGCTAGAACCGAAAGCGGGATGAATTTTGCCAATGGTGCAGCAAACAGCAGGATGCACAACAAAGTAACTGCGTGAATCATTCCGGCAATCGGTGTCTTTGCTCCCGACCGGACATTGGTTGCTGTACGGGCGATGGCTCCGGTTGCGGGAATACCGCCAAAAAATGGCGATGCCAAGTTCGCAATGCCCTGGCCGATAAGTTCCACATTGGGATTGTGCTTGTCGCCGCTCATCCGATCCGAAACCACCGCCGAGAGCAGCGATTCAATCGCACCCAGTAAAGCCACTGTCAGGGCCGAAGGGAATAACACTCCGATCATGTGGAAATCAATACGCGGCAGCGTAAACGAGGGTAGGCCAGTTGGAATACCGCCAAAACGAGTGCCAATCGTTTCGACATTCAAACCGGCAATTCCAACGATTGCCGTTCCCAGCACCAGTGCCACGATGTAAGCGGGAATTCGCTTGACAAATCGGCGAAACAATAGGATTAACACAATCGC harbors:
- a CDS encoding solute carrier family 23 protein, with product MSRFTPKSVICLREYSWQKFSADLIAGLTVGMVALPLAMAFAISSGVSPQAGIYTAIVAGFLISAFGGSKTQIGGPTGAFVVIVYGIVAKYGIDGLSVCTLMAGLMLVVLGVTGLGSTIKYIPRPVIVGFTNGIAVLIASTQIKDFFGLQIDKVPGEFVGRLEVLATHFATISWTATALASAAIVLILLFRRFVKRIPAYIVALVLGTAIVGIAGLNVETIGTRFGGIPTGLPSFTLPRIDFHMIGVLFPSALTVALLGAIESLLSAVVSDRMSGDKHNPNVELIGQGIANLASPFFGGIPATGAIARTATNVRSGAKTPIAGMIHAVTLLCILLFAAPLAKFIPLSVLAAILLVVAYNMGEWHEIPKLLKLTWADISVWAITFGLTVFADLTVAVETGIVLAALLYIRKVTGTTTIMRVTPQYVEEGWL